One genomic segment of Rhinolophus sinicus isolate RSC01 linkage group LG11, ASM3656204v1, whole genome shotgun sequence includes these proteins:
- the RHPN2 gene encoding rhophilin-2: MTDTLLPAAPQPLEKEGDGYFRKGCNPLAQTGRSKLQNQRAALNQQILKAVRMRTGAENLLKVATNQKVREQVRLELSFVNSDLQMLKEELEGLNISVGVYQSTEETFTIPLIPLGLKETKDVDFSVVLKDFILEHYSEDGYLYEDQIADLMDLRQACRTPSRDEAGVELLMSYFIQLGFVESRFFSPTRQMGILFTWYDSLTGVPVSQQNLLLEKASILFNIGAVYTQIGTRCNRQVQAGLESAVDAFQRAAGVLNYLKETFTHTPSYDMSPAMLSVLVKMMLAQAQESVFEKLCLPGLRNEFFMLVKVAQEAAKVGEVYQQLHAAMSQAPVKENIPYSWASLACVKAHHYGALAHYFVATLLIDHQLKPGADEDHQEKCLSQLYEHMPEGLTPLATLKNTHQRRQLGKSHLRRAIAHHEESVREVSLCKKLRNIEVLQEVLSVAHQRSRLKYTQHQEDDDLLNLIDAPDIISKTEQEVEIILPQFSKVTVMDFFHKLGPLSVFSANKRWTPPRSIRFTAEEGDLGFTLRGNSPVQVHFLDPYCSAALAGAKEGDYIVSIQNVDCKWLTVSEVMKLLKSFGEDDIEMKVVSLLDSTASVHNKCATYSVGMQKTYSMICLAIDDDDDDKTDKTKKISKKLSFLSWGTNKNRQKSASTLCLPSVGVARPQVKKKLSSPFSILNSDSSLY, translated from the exons AGTAGCCACGAACCAAAAGGTACGGGAGCAGGTGCGCCTGGAACTGAGCTTTGTGAACTCAGACCTGCAGATGCTCAAGGAAGAGCTGGAGGGTCTCAACATCTCCGTGGGAGTCTATCAGAGCACAGA GGAGACGTTTACGATCCCGCTGATTCCACTCGGCCTGAAGGAAACCAAGGATGTTGACTTTTCAGTCGTCCTCAAG GATTTTATTCTGGAACATTACAGTGAAGATGGCTACCTATATGAAGATCAAATAGCAGATCTTATGGACCTGAGACAA GCTTGTCGGACACCCAGCCGGGACGAGGCCGGAGTTGAACTGCTGATGAGTTACTTCATCCAGCTGGGCTTTGTCGAGAGCCGATTTTTCTCGCCCACCCGACAGATGGGGATCTTGTTTACGTG GTATGACTCCCTCACTGGGGTCCCAGTCAGCCAACAGAACTTGCTACTGGAGAAGGCCAGCATTCTGTTTAACATTGGAGCCGTCTACACACAGATCGGGACCCGGTGCAATCGGCAGGTGCAAGCTGGGCTGGAGAGTGCGGTGGACGCTTTTCAGAGAGCTGCAG GGGTTTTAAACTACCTGAAAGAGACATTTACTCACACGCCAAGTTATGACATGAGTCCCGCCATGCTCAGTGTGCTGGTCAAAATGATGCTTGCACAGGCCCAAGAAAGCGTGTTTGAGAAACTCTGCCTTCCTGGGTTACGGAATGAGTTCTTCATGCTGGTGAAAGTGGCTCAGGAGGCTGCCAAG GTGGGAGAGGTCTATCAGCAGCTGCACGCAGCCATGAGCCAGGCGCCCGTGAAAGAGAACATCCCCTACTCCTGGGCCAGCCTGGCCTGCGTGAAGGCTCACCACTACGGAGCCCTGGCTCACTACTTTGTAGCCACGCTGCTCATCGACCACCAGT TGAAGCCTGGTGCAGATGAGGACCACCAGGAGAAGTGCCTGTCCCAGCTCTATGAACACATGCCAGAGGGACTGACGCCCTTGGCCACACTGAAAAACACTCATCAGCGCCGACAGCTCG GCAAGTCCCATCTGCGCAGAGCCATTGCCCATCATGAGGAATCGGTGAGGGAGGTGAGCCTGTGCAAGAAGCTCCGCAACATTGAGGTGCTGCAAGAGGTGCTGTCCGTGGCACACCAGCGGTCCCGGCTCAAGTACACGCAGCACCAGGAGGACGACGATCTGCTGAACTTGATCGATGCTCCCGACATTATCT ctaAAACTGAGCAAGAGGTTGAAATTATATTGCCACAGTTCTCCAAGGTGACAGTAATGGATTTCTTCCATAAGCTG GGCCCTTTATCTGTGTTTTCGGCGAACAAGAGATGGACACCTCCTCGAAGCATTCGCTTCACTGCGGAAGAAGGGGATTTGGGGTTCACCTTGAGAGGAAACTCTCCAGTTCAAGTCCACTTCCTGGATCCTTATTGCTCTGCTGCG CTGGCAGGAGCCAAGGAAGGGGATTATATTGTTTCCATTCAAAACGTGGATTGTAAGTGGCTGACAGTAAGCGAGGTTATGAAACTGCTGAAGAGCTTTGGCGAGGACGACATTGAGATGAAGGTCGTGAGCCTCCTGGACTCCACCGCATCCGTG CATAATAAGTGTGCCACATACTCGGTGGGAATGCAGAAAACGTACTCCATGATCTGCTTGGCCAtagatgacgatgatgatgataaaactgacaaaaccaagaaaatctcaaaaaagctttctttcttaAGTTGGGGCACCAACAAGAACAGACAGAAGTCCGCCAGCACCTTGTGCCTCCCTTCAGTTGGGGTTGCCAGGCCTCAGGTCAAGAAGAAGCTCTCCTCTCCTTTCAGCATTCTCAATTCCGACAGTTCTTTGTACTGA
- the FAAP24 gene encoding Fanconi anemia core complex-associated protein 24 isoform X2, whose product MSEQYFPAIQKFTVLDLGMVLLPVASQMEASCLMIQLVQEQTKEPSKNPFLRKKRALISEQSLLQTVQQIPGIGKIKARLLLQKFPSIQQLSNASIQELEPVVGQAVAQQIHAFFTQSRR is encoded by the exons ATGAGTGAACAGTACTTTCCAGCCATACAGAAGTTTACTGTGCTGGACCTTGGCATGGTGTTGCTGCCAGTGGCCAGCCAAATGGAAGCATCCTGCCTCATGATCCAGTTA GTTCAAGAACAAACCAAAGAGCCCAGTAAGAACCCTTTTCTCAGGAAGAAACGGGCTCTGATCTCTGAGCAGTCCCTCCTTCAAACTGTGCAACAGATCCCAGGAATTGGAAAAATTAAAGCTCGCCTTCTGCTTCAGAAGTTTCCAAGTATCCAGCAACTAAGTAATGCTTCCATCCAAGAGTTGGAGCCGGTCGTTGGGCAAGCAGTAGCACAGCAAATTCATGCGTTCTTCACACAGTCCAGGAGATAA